A region from the Neurospora crassa OR74A linkage group V, whole genome shotgun sequence genome encodes:
- a CDS encoding BET3 family protein → MSNHLPAGAGNGGGGGRAGDSGLRYPSNGKTIYHRPLNRTKTAELSKAAFAYLFAEMVSYAQRRVTGIQELEKRLNLQGHPIGLKLLDLLLFREPPRTQLRPLNIIALLHFIKINVWTHLFGRQADRLEKSSNPDTPDEFMIIDNEPLVNAYISVPKEMSQLNCAAFAAGIIEGVCDGAGFPARVTAHTVGDTGGGGSNNGSGGGTGADGGRGEGGEMWPGRTVFLVKFQPEVLEREALIGAKS, encoded by the exons ATGTCCAACCACTTACCAGCCGGAGCaggcaacggcggcggcggcgggcgcgCAGGAGATTCCGGGCTCCGATACCCGTCGAACGGCAAGACGATTTACCACCGGCCGCTCAACCGCACCAAGACGGCGGAGCTGAGCAAGGCGGCCTTTGCGTATCTGTTTGCCGAGATGGTGTCGTATGCGCAGAGGAGGGTGACGGGCATTCAGGAGTTGGAGAAACG CCTCAACCTCCAAGGCCACCCCATCGGCCTCAAActcctcgacctcctcctcttccgcgaACCTCCTCGCACGCAACTCCGCCCACTGAACATCATCGCCCTTTTacactttattaaaatcaaCGTCTGGACGCACCTCTTCGGGCGACAAGCCGACCGCCTCGAGAAATCCTCCAACCCCGACACGCCGGACGAGTTCATGATTATCGATAACGAGCCGCTGGTGAATGCGTATATCAGTGTGCCCAAGGAGATGAGCCAGTTAAACTGTGCGGCGTTTGCGGCGGGGATAATAGAGGGGGTTTGTGATGGTGCGGGGTTTCCGGCGAGGGTGACGGCGCATACGGTTGGGGATACCGGTGGGGGTGGGAGTAATAATGGGAGTGGTGGAGGGACGGGGGCGGATGGTgggagaggggagggaggggagatgTGGCCTGGTAGGACGGTGTTCCTGGTCAAGTTCCAGCCGGAGGTGTTGGAGCGGGAGGCGTTGATTGGGGCTAagagttga
- a CDS encoding Apc13 domain-containing protein has protein sequence MSHHQSAWTANRFGSRPGHPTDPHRHHWNAIQDSLHPIYPRPRSNVQLDYLNEIMPTPRLKDHVDTFFGPVSDGGSMNKDAHFTPLHLHASHHADLFDDFTRDRLPASEDIYVPPHLQPLNPEDEDDVVPDQHAAFGIQKATQKTREPAWRDLGLEELMQQGPGAPGAGLGLGNGGVGGGSTAGVAGGGGPGAGNGGRSRVARKKMRAGGHGGLPR, from the exons ATGTCTCATCACCAGTCAGCCTGGACCGCGAACCGGTTCGGATCTCGGCCAGGCCACCCTACCGATCCGCACCGTCACCACTGGAACGCCATCCAAGACTCTCTTCATCCCATCTACCCGCGCCCTCGTTCCAACGTCCAGCTCGACTATCTCAACGAGATCATGCCTACGCCGCGACTGAAGGATCACGTTGACACCTTTTTTGGACCGGTCAGTGACGGTGGAAGTATG AACAAAGACGCCCACTTCACCCCCCTCCACCTACACGCCTCCCACCACGCCGACCTCTTCGACGACTTCACGCGCGACCGCCTCCCCGCCTCCGAAGATATCTACGTGCCTCCGCACCTCCAACCGCTCAAccccgaagacgaagatgacgTGGTGCCCGACCAACACGCTGCGTTTGGCATCCAAAAGGCTACACAAAAGACGCGCGAGCCGGCCTGGAGGGATTTGGGACTGGAAGAGCTGATGCAGCAGGGTCCTGGGGCGCCGGGGGCCGGTTTGGGACTGGGAAACGGaggggtgggtggtgggagCACGGCGGGGGTTGCGGGGGGTGGAGGACCAGGGGCGGGGAATGGAGGGAGGAGCAGGGTGGctaggaagaagatgagggcCGGTGGGCATGGGGGTTTGCCGAGGTGA
- a CDS encoding glycine cleavage system H protein, whose product MASIARCLRIARPSVVSAFAQSSVRIARPFSVTANNELRKYTREHEWIELSDDKKTGYVGISSYAAKALGDVVFVELPEEGKEVHAGDALGAVESVKSAADINAPVSCKVIASNLTLEESPSTINKVPEDHSASGGWVAKVQVTDQGIADLEKLMDEEAYKEFTAAEDH is encoded by the exons ATGGCCTCCATTGCTCGCTGCCTCCGGATTGCTCGTCCTTCCGTCGTTTCTGCTTTCGCCCAGAGCTCCGTCCGCATTGCGCGTCCCTTCTCTGTTACTGCCAACA ATGAGCTAAGGAAGTACACCCGCGAGCACGAGTGGATCGAGCTCTCCGACGACAAGAAGACTGGTTACGTTGGCATCAGCTCCTACGCCGCCAAGGCCCTCGGCgacgtcgtcttcgtcgagCTCCCCgaggagggcaaggaggTCCACGCTGGCGATGCCCTTGGCGCCGTCGAGTCCGTCAAGTCTGCCGCCGACATCAACGCCCCCGTCAGCTGCAAGGTCATTGCTAGCAACTTGACCCTCGAGGAGAGCCCTTCGACCATCAACAAGGTTCCCGAGGACCACTCTGCCAGCGGCGGTTGGGTCGCCAAGGTCCAGGTTACCGACCAGGGCATTGCCGATCTCGAGAAGCTcatggacgaggaggccTACAAGGAGTTCACTGCCGCCGAGGACCACTAA
- a CDS encoding porphobilinogen deaminase, variant encodes MSEQKETVHIGTRRSALALRQVDLVIAALQPHHPNVHFQVHALATLGDKNQTASLPSLGKGLWTNELEAKLFNKEVDFIVHCLKDMPTTLPEGGKIGVVTEREDPRDVVVMKKKWAEQGKYKSLADLPEGAIVGTSSVRRAAQLRRRYPGLVFKDVRGNIETRMRKCDEEDYDCIILAAAGLLRMGYDERIAQWLDSTTEGGGMLHAVGQGALAMEIREGDEKTLEIIKPLCHEKTMVATFAERAVMRTLEGGCSVPIGVETKWVGEDQLQLKVTVVSLDGKESVDGQSVEVIKTIEEAEAMGQKLAEDLAKRGAQKILDFVNQGRASGGALKIGDL; translated from the coding sequence atgtccgaacaaaaagaaacagTCCACATCGGCACCCGCCGCTCGGCCCTCGCCCTCCGACAAGTCGACCTCGTCATTGCCGCCCTCCAGCCTCACCACCCCAACGTCCACTTTCAAGTGCACGCCCTCGCCACCCTCGGCGACAAGAACCAAACGGCCTCTCTGCCCTCCCTCGGCAAGGGCCTCTGGACCAACGAGCTCGAAGCCAAGCTGTTCAACAAGGAAGTCGACTTTATCGTGCACTGCCTCAAGGACATGCCCACCACCCTGCCCGAGGGCGGTAAAATCGGCGTGGTGACGGAGCGCGAGGATCCGCGGgacgtggtggtgatgaagaagaagtgggCCGAGCAAGGGAAGTACAAGTCTCTGGCTGACCTGCCCGAGGGCGCCATCGTGGGTACTTCGTCGGTGCGCCGCGCGGCCCAGCTGCGCAGACGGTACCCCGGCTTGGTGTTCAAGGACGTACGCGGCAATATCGAGACGAGAATGAGAAAgtgcgacgaggaggattatGACTGCATCATCCTGGCCGCGGCggggttgttgaggatgggCTACGACGAGCGGATTGCGCAGTGGTTGGATTCGACGACGGAAGGGGGAGGCATGTTGCATGCGGTCGGACAGGGCGCGCTGGCCATGGAGATCAGGGAGGGCGATGAGAAGACGCTGGAGATCATCAAGCCCTTGTGTCATGAGAAGACCATGGTGGCGACGTTTGCGGAGCGCGCCGTCATGAGGACCTTGGAGGGCGGGTGCAGTGTGCCGATTGGTGTTGAGACCAAGTGGGTGGGCGAGGATCAGTTGCAGTTGAAGGTGACGGTGGTCAGCTTGGATGGAAAGGAGAGTGTGGATGGGCAGAGCGTCGAGGTAATCAAGACGATTGAGGAAGCCGAGGCCATGGGTCAGAAGCTGGCGGAGGATCTGGCTAAGAGGGGCGCGCAGAAGATTCTGGACTTTGTCAACCAGGGTCGTGCCTCGGGGGGTGCACTCAAGATTGGTGATCTCTGA
- a CDS encoding Cullin binding protein CanA, variant 1: protein MATTVPTNPTSHTVSLLLTKISDADPDFRYMALNDLLATFNVAKPDILQHDFNTSNRTLDEVIKALSDQNGEVQNQAIKVLGPLVKKLPSPLYSTAMQKLIELQSHNSDVNSVPAIALKAVVEALPRPVPGVALAKEAQEAYDSVNKLLIPRFLGRTAGKQVPGLLQGAQVTSDSVDVLIEVVRCFGPVLTLVEIEALHDAVLNLLAQEKCASVVKKRAVAAVSMLAHYLSDDLLAASVKRTVALLRKSSMPPATRRLYITILGSMARSIPHRFGRYLPEVVSFVLDALNEEELQAQLEAIQEGSETTSDWSDVREAALVALDAFLSSCPNQMRPYTNDAIEACLRYLKFDPNYAADEDEEMEEEEEEDDDFDDDDEFEADGNFDDDDDASWKVRRCAAKALHTIISTRSSGDLLESGVLYQKVAPALVKRFDEREENVRLEVLSAVSLLIRKTGEGVIPDFTIDDATGDSLGQAPQSRKRRRQSSAAGQAGMPVNLSGTGLTSPKAEKIPASGPRADLAALTPAIVKSATRLLKGKLIPTKQATISILDDLISVQKGGLAPYLDQITDLILDTIKVTGSSTSSAPVSFVGGNASATTNTLRIAALRLISSFARNHSSNDLQPYLPKIVDRVVSVVHDRVYKIAAEAVQTAEEVSKAITPPRARMTAQKHKGELQKLYSVIVDRTTDNDADAEVRQKAIHALGTLLSRTSGTEGAALLSDVDRKTALGHLKERLFNETTRLAAVRAIDTVAAFSSSEVSFDAPWTQEVVVELAAQLRKANRSLRGSSVMALKHLVLSPATKNTLDDVTVQKVVTALVTVITHYDAQLLGPGLLVLARLAQEKPQIVITEELMTALCKLLMESTVTGTVLDSLLVLVNSIGQTGQGEVLMQRLLNEVALSGDPSVVGKVIGTLLVASGNKGTYTAELFVQEIQKQKGERASLALTILGEAGLRLGDKFPYSPSLFLEQFHSEYDKTSLSAAVALGRAGAGNVAAYVPVILQSMHQGGNTQYLLLQSIKEVLQQVAMSATDLGELSTPIWNQILSASGSEDNKAVCAECIGRLVIIDPKTYMSKLVFLLNDPSPLLRAIAIQALRYTLADENEVFDSMLKSHLVDMLKTMLEDPEMENRRHAMSTLNSAAHNKADFILGHLNKLMPYVMKETVIKPELIREVQMGPFKHIIDDGLELRKAAYETLYALMETAFSRISIIDLYDRIVAGLSDDNDIKALCNLMVSKLAYIDPEETIRRLDSIAEAFRKTLSTKLKDTAVKQELEKQAEANRAALRVTLLLGEKLKAFLSAGGAVGAAVPGGSAAVAGTNQVWHSYWDWASKEYKTQLQILRDEDSKGAGVI from the exons ATGGCGACGACGGTCCCGACCAACCCGACCTCCCACACGgtcagcctcctcctcaccaagATCAGCGATGCCGACCCCGATTTCCGCTACATGGCCCTCAACGACTTGTTGGCCACCTTCAACGTTGCCAAGCCAGACATCCTCCAGCACGACTTCAACACATCAAATCGCACTCTCGACGAGGTCATCAAGGCCCTGAGTGACCAGAATGGCGAGGTCCAGAaccaggccatcaaggtgctGGGTCCCCTGGTCAAGAAGCTCCCCTCCCCGCTCTACTCCACGGCCATGCAGAAGCTTATCGAGTTGCAAAGCCATAACTCGGATGTCAACTCAGTTCCTGCCATAGCCCTCAAAGCCGTCGTCGAGGCCTTGCCGCGTCCTGTGCCTGGTGTTGCGCTGGCCAAGGAGGCTCAAGAGGCTTATGACAGCGTCAACAAGTTGCTTATCCCTCGTTTTCTCGGTCGGACTGCCGGCAAGCAGGTACCCGGTCTGCTTCAGGGAGCCCAAGTCACTTCGGACTCTGTCGACGTTCTCATCGAGGTTGTCAGATGCTTCGGCCCAGTGCTGACCCTGGTCGAGATCGAGGCTCTCCACGATGCCGTTCTCAACCTCTTGGCCCAGGAAAAGTGCGCTTCGGTCGTCAAGAAGAGGGCCGTTGCCGCCGTTTCCATGCTGGCTCATTACTTGTCAGACGATCTCTTGGCTGCTTCCGTCAAGCGCACTGTCGCTTTGTTACGCAAGTCTAGCATGCCACCCGCCACCCGCCGTCTCTACATCACCATCCTGGGTTCCATGGCCCGCTCCATTCCTCACAGGTTTGGCCGATATCTGCCAGAAGTCGTCAGTTTCGTTCTCGATGCCCTCAACGAGGAGGAGTTACAGGCACAGCTCGAAGCAATCCAAGAAGGCAGCGAGACTACCTCGGATTGGAGCGATGTCCGAGAAGCCGCCCTTGTTGCGCTAGACGCATTTCTCTCCTCCTGCCCCAACCAGATGCGTCCGTACACCAATGATGCGATCGAGGCGTGTCTGCGTTACCTCAAGTTCGACCCCAACTACGCcgccgacgaggacgaggagatggaagaggaagaagaggaggatgacgatttcgacgacgacgatgagttTGAGGCTGATGGGAactttgacgacgacgatgatgccAGCTGGAAGGTCAGGCGATGTGCCGCAAAGGCCCTCCATACCATCATCTCCACGAGAAGCAGCGGCGACCTTCTCGAGAGCGGTGTTCTCTACCAAAAGGTTGCTCCGGCATTGGTCAAGAGGTTCGACGAGCGCGAGGAGAATGTTCGTCTTGAGGTGCTCTCTGCCGTCTCCTTGCTGATTCGCAAGACGGGAGAGGGTGTTATTCCCGACTTTACGATCGACGACGCCACTGGCGATAGCCTTGGCCAAGCGCCTCAAAGCCGGAAGCGCAGACGTCAGAGTAGCGCAGCCGGTCAAGCTGGGATGCCCGTCAACCTTTCCGGCACCGGACTCACGTCGCCAAAGGCCGAAAAGATCCCAGCATCTGGACCCCGTGCCGATCTTGCCGCCCTTACTCCTGCTATCGTCAAGTCGGCTACCAGGTTGCTCAAGGGCAAGCTCATTCCCACGAAGCAGGCCACAATCAGCATCCTTGATGATCTGATTTCTGTGCAAAAGGGTGGCCTTGCACCATATCTTGACCAAATCACAGATCTTATTCTGGATACCATCAAGGTGACCGGTTCAAGCACTTCATCCGCGCCGGTTTCCTTTGTTGGTGGCAACGCCTCTGCTACGACTAACACTCTTCGCATTGCGGCGCTTCGCCTAATCAGCAGCTTCGCGAGGAACCACTCTTCCAACGACTTGCAGCCGTATCTACCAAAGATCGTTGACCGCGTCGTTTCAGTTGTTCATGACCGTGTCTACAAGATCGCCGCTGAGGCAGTCCAAACCGCCGAAGAAGTCTCCAAGGCCATCACTCCCCCGCGTGCTCGTATGACTGCGCAAAAGCACAAGGGAGAGCTGCAGAAGCTTTATAGTGTGATTGTTGACCGTACCACTGACAATGACGCTGACGCTGAAGTTCGCCAGAAGGCCATCCATGCCCTTGGGACCCTCCTCTCTCGAACTTCGGGAACCGAGGGCGCTGCCTTACTCTCGGACGTGGACCGGAAGACTGCCCTCGGTCACCTCAAGGAAAGGCTCTTCAACGAAACCACACGTCTCGCCGCCGTTCGGGCCATTGACACTGTCGCCGCTTTCTCGTCGTCTGAAGTCTCTTTTGACGCACCATGGACTCAagaagttgttgttgaacTTGCCGCTCAGTTGCGCAAGGCCAACCGTTCCCTGAGGGGTTCCAGCGTCATGGCTCTCAAGCATTTGGTCCTCTCGCCGGCTACCAAAAACACTCTGGATGATGTGACTGTCCAAAAGGTGGTGACCGCGCTGGTCACAGTCATCACCCACTACGATGCCCAACTTCTTGGCCCCGGTCTTCTCGTGCTTGCACGCCTGGCCCAAGAGAAGCCGCAAATTGTCATCACCGAGGAGCTGATGACCGCGCTGTGTAAACTACTTATGGAGTCGACAGTTACAGGCACGGTCCTCGACTCTCTTCTAGTGCTTGTCAATAGCATCGGCCAGACTGGACAGGGAGAGGTTCTTATGCAGCGTCTGCTCAACGAGGTTGCCCTGAGCGGTGACCCATCGGTGGTCGGAAAGGTGATCGGCACCCTTCTTGTGGCGAGTGGTAACAAGGGCACCTACACCGCCGAGCTGTTTGTCCAGGAGATCCAGAAGCAGAAAGGAGAGAGGGCCAGCCTTGCGCTTACCATCCTGGGTGAGGCTGGACTTCGTCTTGGGGACAAGTTCCCGTACTCTCCCAGCCTCTTCCTTGAGCAGTTCCATAGCGAGTACGACAAGACGTCGCTTTCTGCTGCCGTTGCTTTGGGTCGGGCTGGCGCGGGCAATGTAGCTGCTTATGTTCCCGTGATCCTTCAGTCGATGCACCAAGGGGGTAACACGCAGTACTTGCTCCTTCAGTCTATCAAGGAGGTTCTTCAGCAGGTTGCCATGTCTGCGACCGACCTTGGTGAATTATCGACGCCAATTTGGAACCAGATCCTTTCTGCGTCGGGGTCGGAGGACAACAAGGCAGTTTGTGCAGAGTGTATTGGTCGGTTGGTTATTATTGATCCTAAGACGTACATGTCAAAGCTTGTG TTCCTCCTCAACGACCCGTCGCCTTTGTTGAGGGCCATCGCCATTCAGGCCCTTCGCTACACTCTCGCCGATGAAAACGAAGTCTTTGACAGCATGCTCAAGAGCCACCTGGTTGACATGCTCAAGACGATGCTGGAGGATCCTGAGATGGAGAACCGCCGTCATGCCATGTCGACGCTCAATTCGGCGGCGCACAACAAGGCGGACTTCATCCTAGGTCATCTTAACAAGCTGATGCCTTATGTCATGAAGGAGACGGTAATCAAGCCGGAACTCATCAGGGAGGTGCAGATGGGTCCGTTCAAGCATATTATCGATGACGGTTTGGAACTTCGCAAG GCCGCATACGAAACCCTCTACGCGCTTATGGAAACCGCCTTTTCTcgcatcagcatcatcgaTCTTTACGACCGCATTGTCGCTGGCCTGTCGGATGATAACGACATCAAAGCTCTTTGCAACCTCATGGTTTCCAAGCTCGCCTACATTGACCCTGAGGAGACCATTCGCCGCCTAGACTCCATCGCAGAGGCCTTCCGTAAGACGCTGTCGACCAAGCTGAAGGACACGGCGGTCAAGCaggagctcgagaagcaAGCCGAGGCCAACCGGGCAGCACTTAGGGTCACGCTCTTGCTCGGGGAGAAACTCAAGGCTTTTCTTAGCGCGGGCGGCGCGGTGGGAGCGGCAGTTCCCGGGGGATCAGCTGCGGTGGCGGGTACCAACCAGGTCTGGCACAGCTATTGGGATTGGGCATCGAAGGAGTATAAGACACAACTTCAGATCCTAAGAGATGAGGATAGCAAAGGTGCCGGCGTGATTTAG